The following DNA comes from Emys orbicularis isolate rEmyOrb1 chromosome 13, rEmyOrb1.hap1, whole genome shotgun sequence.
TAAAAAAGTGACAGTAGAACCTCGTTAATCTGCAGAACAGGTagttttctcacacacacaacctGGCAGCCTCTCCCACTTCTAAACAAGTTTATAATAGCAAAGTGCTGTAGTGAGGTCTCATATTACTAAGACTTCATTAATTTTACAATTATATTCTACAGTACATTTACCAGCATGCCAGAAACATTagcataaattaaaaataaacatttacaaaaataaatacagttttGTGATGTGGTATTGTGTTTGTTCACTTACCCGCTAGCTCACAAAATCTAGTCATGTACAATGGATCTTCCAgtcattcatgcaatttagcgaGGTTCTGCTGTACATGATAAAGTGCTGaaggcatattaaaaaaaaaaaaaaaaaaacagacacaaaACTGCAGCATAGTCTCACTAGTCCTCAGGCAGTAACAATGGATTGCTATAGCCACTTTGCTGCAGGAATGGGTTTCTTTTTGGACATCTAAGACAGTTtaaacaaagacaccttcctaaAGAGAGGAGTTTGATACAGATTGTCCCACATTTCTATGGCTGATAAAATACAGACATGTTAGCATAGCAGTTAATATACAGTGCCACTTCCACTTAAATACAGAGAAACATGTCAAGATGTATGTGTACTAAGAACCAAACAAACTTTTTACTTGTCCCCCTGAGTTGCCGAGTGGCATAATAATGCATAAAGGAATCTACCAAAATAAGAGTGAGTGAACAGCCAGTTTGTTGTCTTTCAGAATTCCCTTCTTTACAGGTAATAAAACAGGAAACACAATAAGGACCCAATTCTGCTGTCACTGAAGTGAGTGGCAAaaaactcactgacttcaatgggaacaaggTAGGGCCCAGTGTGATGATTTTCTTTCCATTGTAGAAGACCAGTTATTTGATGCCTACAGAAGCTGAAGAACACACTGATTGTATTCTAATAATGTAAACGGTTACTGGTAATGGCCAAGTGCCTTTACTATTTAATATTAGCTGTACTGACTTTATTCATGTTAATTCAGTAGTGCCGCAAAGATTCCTTTATGTGCAGCTGTGGTAAGTGAAAGTTGCAGGTATGTTTAGGAGCTAATCCTACAGGACCAGATTCCCAGCTAGTGTTATTCAATGGAGCtatatcagtttacaccagctgaggctatGACCTACAGTCTATTAAAAGATGGATAGTATCTCGCATTCAGTCTACCACAGAATTATTTTAAGAGCATAGTTGTCTAAGACCACCATAGTAAAATCAGGCAGCATTCACAACAACTTgtgatttttcaaaacaaaactgagTTTACAAGATAGGCATTGAAAGAATTGATGCAAAGAGGTAAAAAGGTTTTCTGCTGAATCAAGATATTTTTTCTCTCCAATTCAAATTATTTATCTGATAGCCTTTAACAATCCTAGAataacttaaaaaataataaatactggTTTAAATTAAAGACAGTACATCTTGCTAGCAACAGGAAACGATTCTTAGGATGCTAGTTTGTAGAGAAATAACTTTATAGTGAAAGATCTGCAGTAATAACTGGCCATAAAAATAAGTGGTAACCTCCAACTTCCCAGCATTTACAAAATTCAAGTTAACTAAAAACCAATTTACCAATAATTCTACTTTAACTAATTAGCCTACCCTACTGCCCCCATGTCTTCTTACAATGATCTGAAACAAGAGTCCATGTTCTTCTGATGGAAAACTCAAGAGTTCAAATTatgtttatttattaaataatttcttctgcattatttattCTGTTGATTGAATAAGATTTACAGTTTGGGAAGCCTGCCAGGCAATCAAAGATTGTGACCTAATAGATTTAGTTGTAGGGgccacttctgattttctttcatacAACTTTGTTTTCCACTTAAGAGCAGTAGAACTTTTAGGTGTCATGTATTAGGAAAGCAGAAATGTGAACCACATCTCTTCATGCGGGACAGGAGTATTCTTATGTAGCTAGCAATGCATGGCCATCTCTCATATGGAACCTACCattgctggtttaaaaaaataaaagcaaatcttTCCAAAATAATAGTTGTTGATGGCAACTTTTTCACATTAAAATGTTGCATTCCCTTTGAAGTATAGTTTTAGAACATGGAGCAGAGCTGACTTGTTTTCCCCAGATTTAACACAGAGTGTATTGGATTTATAAGGACCAGCTTTTTTATGCTATGCTGTCACAGCTTCTTACTGAATCATCTATTTTTCCAAGATCCATTTCAATAAAGTCATCTGGTAGGTCTTGTAAAGCTTCCGATGCATTTTCTTCTAAGCCCTGCTTCTGACCTTGACACAGTACTGTCTTGCATGGCCTTACTAAGGACAGAAACACAGCACCCAGTACCATGCCAGCAGCACAGGAGTAGAATGCTGATCTGTAGTTCTGTGTCACGTCCACTAGCACACCTATGGAGGAAGCATTTtaaatccattaaaaataaaaatcacatcacaCACTCATCATTTTCCTGCCCATCCCATTACCTCAAAACCAACACCCCTCCCAACTTTTCGATATAGTTGCCACTGTATTTGTAGGATATTGCAACTTGAAGATACAGGTACTGGTAATCAGCTAACCAACCATTACGGGTACCTTTTTAAGCCTTAAAATATCAAGGGTCAACTTAATACATATTTAACTGACATCTGCCAATACAGGCCTGACTTATTTTGCAGGGGGTCTGGCTagaaggcactatataaatgagTCATTTTCATgggtatattttattaaaacctagAAAGAATGCCAGTTTTAGGATTCTAACTGGAACAGGGTAGCAGTGCTGCATTTTCCTTCCTTGAGGCTCTTCTATAGAGGATGCCTCATCTCCAAGACACTGCAGTCCTGCATTGCAGCAACTTTCTTTCCAGCTCAAGAGGGTTGGATGGGACATTGCTTGGAGACTTCCACTATTTTTCCTAATTCAGTCAGAAAGGTTGTTCTAAAGAGGTATAAGGTATTCTTGCCTTCCCACCCAGACACAGGAGCAGCACTAACCACAGGCCTAACCCATTGCAACATGGTTATTAGGAAGAGGCATCAATAATAATAGTAGCGGATTGCAGCTATTCAAAAAGGTACATAGTTTAAAGTTACCTGCAAGGGGTGGTCCAGCCAACCCAGCCAAACTCTGAATGAAGACATAGACTCCAGCTGCAGAAGCCATCCTGTCAATACCAGCCACGTCATCTTCGGCTAacattggaatgtgtgtgcccgctACAGTTCCAAGCATAAACCCAAAAAATATGCTACATATCATCAATCCCCAAAATCCATAGGCAAGAGGGAAGGCAAACAGAGCTATGGAGAGCAGAATGACACATATGAGTTCAATGTAAATCTTGCGGATAGGCTTCTTGTTGAGAACCCAACCGGCACTAATTCTTCCAAAGACTTCAGCAATGGCCATTGCAGACAATATGTATGCAGAACGATCCTTATCGATACCAAGACTGATGCTGAGAGGAATGATGTAGAGTGACGGAGCAAAGAATCCCAGAGTAGCAAATAGACCAAAAAGTGCGTAACAAATAAAGCCGTGGTCTTTCATCACAGAGAAGTCCAGTAGTTGGATTTTTGGTTCTTTCGGGGAGCTGCTAGCTTCATCAAGCATCTGTATGGTTTCCTTTGGTTCTTCACTTTTCAGCTCTGCTTTGGTGTTTCCAGGCACACTGCTGGGTGAGGTAGATACTTCTACTCCTGAGTCAATTGAATCTATTGAGGTGCGTGTTTGCTCATTTTCAAGCATGTACTTAGTCTCTGTATGCGCTTCTGTTGGTAATACTTTCACTTCTTCCTGTGCTTGGATAATAATAGGTCGCAGCAGTGATCCACAGATAACAATGCCTAACTGTAGCACCCCAACAATCAGGAGACTGTATCGCCAACCAATCTGCTCCTTCAAAGAGGTGATAGCTGGGGAAATGGGGAGCAGAGAAGAAATTATAAAATAACAGGAAGCCtccaaaatttaaaacaaagcaaacaaacatacacattaaaaaaaataatcagttatTGGGTCAAACTCTGCTCCATCTAAAGTCAATAGggtcctaggtgtctcaaattaggcacctaaaaactAATGGCCACTTTTGAAAGTACAGCTTACTCGAGCTCACTCATTGGCTCCCTATCAGAATTCCAGATTCCCGGTTTTAGGCTCAGCCTACATTGGCTAGTATTTAGAGTCTGACCTGTAGTAACTACGGGCTTTCCCTTCTCTTCTCTGGTAAACAGTCTTTTCAGACATTTCTTAACTGGCGtgggctggcagcagggccggctccagggtttttgccgccccaagcggcaaaaagaaaaagaaaaaaaaaaaagccgcgatcggtgcttcattcttcggcggcaattcagcgccaggtccttccctccgagagggactgagggacccaccgctgaattgccggacgtgccgcccctgcTTGCtgcgctagtgcctggagccggccctggctggcaggCACTTTGACCAGCAGGGAGCAAGTAGGTATTATTTTTAATGAGTGTGCGTGAACTCAGTTTTaaagtttcctttcctttctgaCCCCATCCTGAAGCCAGTTAGTAAGGGGGAAGTTTTTTCTCTATTCAAACTGTGTGCTGGTGCTTACATACAAGCCTTCCATTACAAGGGTTTCTTTAACTGAAAATGAGTATTTTGCATTAACTGAAGGCAGACCACACCAGCAGACTGCATGATCTGATCAGTAGAGAAATGGCAGGTTTCTTCTACTGGCATTTTCCAGAATAGCTAAATGACGGGAAGCAAAGATGATGGGGAGTGGGTTTCCAGAAAGTACAGTACTAGGAAAAAAATTCCTCTTCTTATGGAATTCTAGGAAGGCCTCATACAATTCACTCTCCCAAGATCTTGGGGTTGGGTTTCACATGACACATACTCTGAAGGATTAGTGAAGATAGAGATTGAGGGTGACTCCAGTTACAGCCCATGCTATAAAGTAGCCATGGTAACTACCCTGCCTTATTTTTAGCTTGCCAGAGCTGTACAGGGAACCTACCAGATGGGGTATCAGTGTGGTTTACCCTGTTCGGCCAGCAGAGACTGAGACTAAAAAGCCAAGCCTCTCCCccgacattgattttttttcttgccaaTAATAACAGAGGGGCAGATTGATCCCCTATGACGTAACACCATGCAGGAGATAGGTTTTCTTCTGCATTCttaggcagaggaaggcagcagaagGCTAGGGACAGTTGTCCAGAGACCTTGTGTCTCCTTGTAGCTCTGGGTTCCTGGCACATCCCCACCAACTCCAATTTCAGTGAAAGTTAATAAGACATGTCATTGTCTTGTGACCAGAATAATTAGGATCTAAACTTAACCCTATGCAGGAGACAGGCATTTAAGCTGTTTATCCAAAAATTCCACTGGGACTAATTTTGAAGACCTTACTCAGGCAGTGTCTTCAAAAGGACTTTTACCCTCGTAAGGACAGCACTGGCCCAGAAACTACAAGTGTCAATGAAATCAATATAGTTGTGATTAAGGCGTCAGCTTATGTAAGAATCAGGCTCTCATTTGGTCGGTAGGAGGATCACACAACGTATTGCTTACGTACACTTGTGTTTACAATACTTTGGTCTTATATACCTGGCGCAAAAGAGAAGACAGCAAAACATTCTCCTGTGGATGCCACTGCAGTGACCAGTGAACGCCGTTTGTCAAAATATTGTGACAAAATGGTGACAGTCGGGAGGAAAGACAGACAGTATCCCAAGCCTGTGAATAAATGCCAAAAATTGTCATGACAATGAGGTGGTGAAATTGTGGGATCAATTCTGCCAACTAAGTAATTCACCTAGGGAAAAACAGAATGACCTCGCATAGCCAAAACCCACTAGATCCTGCTTCCTACTCCCAAATAACTAGGAATTTCCAAGGATCATTTATTTAGTTACTAGTTTGTCTGTGGTGCTCATCACCCTGGCGTCAGAGCACTTCATGGACAATAGCTTTATCTTTAAAACACCCTGGCCATGTTggcaagtatcattatccccaatttacagatggagaactgagctaCATAGAGTCAAGGGCTCAATTCTGGCAAGGTGCTGTGCACcttcagcttccactgaagtcataggtatgcccccccccaccaacttcatggctgtgaaaaatgtgtcatggactgtgaaatctggtcgtGTGTGCGCTTTTACACTATACTATAgggatttcatgggggagacccgCATTTCTAAAACTGAGGGTCCTGACCAAAACCTGAGACtcctgtgggggtgggtggggacagtattgccacccttacttctacgctgccttcagagctgggcggccggagagcggcagctgctgaccaagggcccagctctgcaggcaacagcacagaagtaagggtggcaataccataccatgccatccttacttctgtgctgctgctggcggcggctctgccttcagagctgg
Coding sequences within:
- the SLC16A6 gene encoding monocarboxylate transporter 7, whose protein sequence is MTVKAIKMSCTTPNVYTKVPDGGWGWTVAFAFFVVEALTYGIIKSFGVFFTDLMESFDETNSRISWIISICVFVLTFTAPLSTVLSNRFGHGLVVMVGGILISIGMVTASFARTVVEMYITIGLISGLGYCLSFLPTVTILSQYFDKRRSLVTAVASTGECFAVFSFAPAITSLKEQIGWRYSLLIVGVLQLGIVICGSLLRPIIIQAQEEVKVLPTEAHTETKYMLENEQTRTSIDSIDSGVEVSTSPSSVPGNTKAELKSEEPKETIQMLDEASSSPKEPKIQLLDFSVMKDHGFICYALFGLFATLGFFAPSLYIIPLSISLGIDKDRSAYILSAMAIAEVFGRISAGWVLNKKPIRKIYIELICVILLSIALFAFPLAYGFWGLMICSIFFGFMLGTVAGTHIPMLAEDDVAGIDRMASAAGVYVFIQSLAGLAGPPLAGVLVDVTQNYRSAFYSCAAGMVLGAVFLSLVRPCKTVLCQGQKQGLEENASEALQDLPDDFIEMDLGKIDDSVRSCDSIA